The Oncorhynchus kisutch isolate 150728-3 linkage group LG20, Okis_V2, whole genome shotgun sequence genome has a segment encoding these proteins:
- the LOC116355418 gene encoding uncharacterized protein LOC116355418 — protein MDFTVSQCPIYDEAWYEDMSDRQPIVLSHHLYVLKEGVAADCSVMDGDVDLRDKWFTMDSDSIPHSTLLVGFGYEARSLGPAVKKAAALTWTETNLPNVSTAHMNETPVWRITFNVDDTAIPEVVRRARFHGREMTDHPDTKNMLSRIPGRLWTTSPEDVGLVEMDPVVILVDNDTPTRIPIYRPQYPLSEEKVKGIEPTIAGLLNSKVLFHTTSPWNTPILPVKKGRTGKWRMVQDFRPINEVTIPDVRPVPDPYLALQNISPTQDWFSVVDLANAFFCIPLHEDSQPLFAFTFQNQCFTYSRMPQEYRDSPGIFNSVLKEHLEDLPLPEGVTLLQYVDDLLLAAPTAETCLQTTELLLKHVADKGYKVKREKVQCCRRTVLFLGRVLSGQGQAVSSAQRTSILEHPKPITVQHLLSFLGLTGYSRTHVPEYCLKVEPLRAILRQAGNRNLTATLTWTTEAKAAFIALKQTLAQAEALSLPDYTIPFRLDVSEQDGYVHSILYQKQKGERRVLHYYSAQLDNIECGQTDCARHIAALSKAIGKTAHIVMRHPLEINTDHGVTAFIGSKLFTLSSKRKSNITKMITAKLSKQVVVVRTPAVETTDENRDILVGDWVRVKVHSRKWTQPRWKGPFQVKEVSSHSLRVRAVHRDIWYHRTHCSKDQTPSRTLDQAGTLQASAGEQVLQTDITDHDGLRLPALVVCPIDSPLKAGTLQASAREQVLQTDVYSAGHDGLSLPALVDCLQDSPRKNLVPKPLQGPRPTRETNIAKAEKKATEVIKARRSREAKYGVKKLSRQVVGMLALPQTLLTQTTSYSVLPAIKKGTKVTKMETTEPLCPLTPDREIIISSSSVDDLLTPKSDVTSEAKSDDASRPIGPEVFSLTNFLKSHPKRKLIRNFLKQINVTIGDLDEIIEWVVCVSNEVFLPVMVLIRTSSPVSSNSSRWGSGELQIISREFHQRSSEPKGRLLGGQPPTPPSETDKELQCIADLSVSNILKMAQEDLFFSVEDDLENTHPDISLTEERLSSIFSELFREACESAQEAARRIHHMRSGRGNSSRNGRCPGLSQGSSRSNMPDLGELGSVRKPKESDVHKVLSEGSLPVLALLGERPGEVGETSSPAGEMDTTQTASTPSIPRSGHGGRRSRQTTAPTTGHREAGVTASNIFDVIFHLTHSDTDRELHQEFSSEDDVSLNDITDMKLTPPVEPLGQILSSWKLVNRIFRGKVHYFGKELICKVYQMLLDTGMGRRPMARQSRSEPILKDLAANRRLSDDFFTDVLYMFIQRAIKNLLENFLGLPTTPLGRDIMWNDNFNWMYRDGWGETPTSSENELWDSDSTWSRDLGEEGAESRGRWAALLERGSFLTLQSSSSLSLSDDNKEALGAVCQVLTTRVGDILNSTCNDDYKARLIIQKGLDSGARERFPGSPCSSSPKDEEEVVVRVMTVSYPKPSTSTQAAWAAPAQTLDVFLPRPCLDEEEVVPSTSMKDDSVTTTHAARAAPSQTLEEEVGEAEVSEMSDSSLMPTKNRQDPLEKIPSLLPGKEDILLRSTPSATVMSPQTLKFILYGIMCRLAASESPQTRRANDPFRLMKDLFVEVQHALKYCGCR, from the exons atggacttcacagtgtcccagtgTCCCATATATGACGAAGCATGGTATGAGGACATGTCTGACAGACAACCCATAGTTCTCAGTCATCATTTATATGTCCTTAAAGAAGGTGTGGCCGCGGACTGCAGTGTGATGGATGGTGATGTGGACCTCAGAGACAAGTGGTTCACAATGGATTCAGACTCTATTCCACATAGCACATTGTTGGTTGGGTTTGGGTATGAGGCACGTTCTCTTGGCCCTGCTGTTAAGAAGGCTGCTGCATTGACATGGACTGAAACCAACCTTCCTAATGTATCTACTGCTCACATGAATGAAACACCAGTTTGGAGAATTACGTTTAACGTGGATGACACCGCCATTCCTGAGGTTGTAAGAAGAGCTAGATTTCACGGAAGAGAAATGACAGACCACCCAGATACTAAAAACATGCTCTCCAGGATCCCTGGAAGGCTTTGGACAACCAGTCCGGAAGACGTGGGATTGGTAGAAATGGACCCGGTTGTGATTCTGGTTGACAATGACACTCCTACACGCATTCCTATTTACCGGCCTCAATACCCATTGAGTGAGGAAAAGGTGAAAGGAATCGAACCTACCATCGCTGGATTGTTGAATAGTAAGGTGCTGTTCCACACAACGTCACCCTGGAACACGCCAATCTTACCTGTCAAAAAAGGAAGAACGGGAAAATGGAGGATGGTTCAAGATTTCAGGCCTATCAACGAAGTCACCATTCCTGATGTGAGGCCAGTTCCTGATCCCTACCTGGCTCTCCAGAACATATCACCGACCCAAGACTGGTTCTCAGTCGTTGACTTAGCCAATGCCTTCTTCTGCATTCCACTTCATGAAGATTCGCAACCTCTGTTTGCTTTTACCTTTCAAAATCAGTGCTTCACTTACTCCAGAATGCCACAGGAGTACAGGGACTCCCCCGGAATTTTTAATTCTGTCCTTAAGGAGCACCTGGAAGATCTCCCCTTACCTGAGGGGGTTACCCTTCTCCAATACGTTGATGACCTGTTGCTAGCGGCACCTACCGCTGAGACCTGTCTCCAGACAACTGAACTCCTACTCAAGCACGTGGCTGACAAAGGATATAAGGTCAAACGTGAAAAAGTACAATGCTGCAGGAGAACCGTACTATTCCTGGGGAGGGTGCTCTCAGGACAAGGACAGGCGGTGTCATCAGCTCAGAGGACTTCTATACTGGAGCATCCTAAACCCATTACTGTGCAACACTTGCTCTCCTTTCTGGGCCTCACTGGGTACAGCAGGACTCATGTGCCCGAATACTGCTTGAAAGTTGAACCACTCAGAGCCATTCTCAGACAGGCTGGAAACAGGAATCTCACAGCCACACTCACTTGGACCACGGAAGCCAAAGCTGCGTTCATAGCACTGAAACAAACCCTTGCCCAAGCAGAGGCTCTGTCCCTACCTGATTATACCATCCCATTCAGGTTGGATGTTTCTGAACAGGATGGCTATGTTCATTCCATCCTTTATCAGAAAcaaaagggggagagaagagtgttACATTACTACAGTGCACAACTGGACAACATTGAATGTGGCCAAACTGATTGTGCAAGACACATTGCTGCACTGTCCAAAGCAATAGGGAAAACAGCTCATATTGTTATGAGACATCCTCTGGAAATTAACACAGACCATGGAGTAACAGCCTTCATCGGCTCAAAACTGTTCACCCTCTCCAGCAAAAGAAAATCAAACATCACAAAAATGATCACAGCAAA ACTGTCCAAACAGGTGGTGGTGGTCCGTACTCCTGCTGTTGAGACCACAGACGAGAACAGAGATATCCTGGTTGGTGACTGGGTGAGAGTGAAGGTGCACTCCAGGAAGTGGACACAACCCAGGTGGAAGGGACCATTCCAAGTTAAAGAGGTATCAAGCCACTCTTTGAGGGTAAGAGCTGTCCATAGAGACATCTGGTACCACCGGACTCACTGTAGTAAAGACCAGACACCAAGCAGGACACTAGATCAA GCTGGGACCCTCCAAGCTAGTGCTGGAGAGCAGGTCCTCCAGACAGACATCACTGACCATGATGGACTAAGGCTGCCAGCCCTGGTAGTCTGCCCCATTGACAGCCCCCTAAAG GCTGGGACCCTTCAAGCTAGTGCTAGAGAGCAAGTGCTCCAGACAGATGTCTATTCCGCGGGCCATGATGGACTAAGCCTGCCGGCCCTGGTAGACTGCCTCCAGGATAGCCCTCGAAAG AACCTTGTGCCGAAGCCCCTGCAAGGCCCCAGGCCCACCCGAGAGACAAATATAGCAAAGGCAGAAAAGAAGGCCACAGAGGTTATCAAGGCTAGAAGGTCTAGGGAGGCTAAGTATGGGGTGAAAAAACTAAGCCGCCAAGTAGTTGGTATGTTGGCACTGCCTCAAACTCTTCTAACTCAAACAACCAGTTACA GTGTCCTGCCAGCTATCAAGAAGGGCACTAAAGTTACTAAAATGGAGACAACAG AACCCCTATGTCCCTTGACACCTGATAGGGAGATAATTATCTCCTCTTCATCTGTTGATGACCTCCTTACCCCAAAGAGTGATGTCACGTCCGAGGCTAAGAGCGATGATGCCTCCCGTCCAATTGGACCTGAGGTGTTCTCTCTAACAAACTTCCTGAAGTCTCACCC TAAGAGAAAGCTTATCAGGAACTTCCTCAAACAAATA AACGTGACGATAGGTGACCTGGACGAGATCATCGAGTGGGTGGTGTGTGTCTCCAATGAGGTGTTCCTCCCAGTGATGGTTCTGATCAGGACCTCCAGTCCAGTGTCGTCAAACTCGTCCCGCTGGGGGTCAGGTGAGCTCCAGATCATCTCCAGGGAGTTCCACCAGCGGAGTTCTGAGCCGAAGGGAAGGCTCCTGGGTGGGCAGCCGCCCACTCCCCCTTCTGAGACCGACAAGGAGCTTCAGTGCATAGCAGATCTGTCTGTGAGTAACATCCTGAAAATGGCCCAGGAGGACCTCTTCTTTTCTGTTGAGGATGATCTGGAGAACACCCACCCAGACATTAGTCTGACCGAAGAGAGGCTCTCCAGCATCTTCTCAGAGTTGTTCAGGGAGGCCTGTGAGAGTGCCCAGGAGGCCGCCAGACGGATCCACCACATGAGGTCTGGAAGAGGCAACAGCAGCCGGAATGGGAGGTGCCCTGGGTTATCGCAGGGATCGAGCAGGTCCAATATGCCAGATTTGGGAGAACTGGGGTCAGTGAGGAAGCCCAAGGAAAGCGACGTCCATAAAGTCCTTAGCGAGGGGTCCCTCCCTGTCCTTGCCCTGCTTGGGGAGAGGCCAGGGGAAGTTGGGGAGACCAGCAGCCCTGCTGGGGAGATGGACACGACCCAGACTGCCAGCACTCCCAGCATTCCCCGGTCTGGGCATGGCGGCAGAAGAAGTAGGCAGACCACCGCTCCCACCACCGGCCACAGAGAGGCAGGAGTCACAGCCAGTAACATCTTTGATGTTATATTTCATCTGACGCACTCAGACACTGACCGGGAACTCCACCAGGAGTTCAGCAGTGAGGATGATGTTTCACTGAATGACATCACGGACATGAAGTTAACCCCACCAGTGGAGCCCCTAGGGCAGATCCTGTCCTCATGGAAGCTGGTCAACAGGATCTTCAGGGGGAAGGTCCACTACTTTGGGAAGGAGCTCATCTGCAAGGTGTATCAGATGCTTCTGGACACCGGTATGGGAAGGAGGCCAATGGCCCGCCAGAGCAGGTCCGAGCCCATCCTGAAAGACCTGGCTGCCAACCGTAGGCTCTCCGATGATTTTTTCACAGATGTGCTGTACATGTTCATCCAACGGGCCATTAAGAATCTGCTGGAGAACTTCTTGGGTCTGCCGACCACCCCACTGGGTAGAGACATTATGTGGAATGACAACTTCAACTGGATGTATAGGGACGGCTGGGGGGAGACCCCCACATCCAGCGAGAACGAGTTGTGGGACAGCGACTCCACCTGGTCACGTGACCTTGGAGAGGAGGGGGCAGAGTCCCGTGGGAGGTGGGCCGCTCTGTTAGAGAGGGGCAGCTTCCTGACCCTCCagtcctccagctccctctccctctctgatgaCAACAAGGAGGCACTAG GGGCCGTCTGCCAGGTCCTGACCACCAGGGTGGGAGACATCCTGAACAGTACCTGCAACGACGATTACAAGGCCAGGCTCATCATCCAGAAAG GATTGGATTCCGGTGCCAGGGAAAGGTTCCCTGGCTCTCCGTGTTCCTCTTCACCCAAGGACGAAGAGGAGGTGGTTGTAAGGGTCATGACTGTCTCATACCCTAAACCCTCCACCTCAACCCAGGCAGCATGGGCAGCTCCTGCCCAGACTCTGGACGTTTTTCTGCCCAGACCCTGCCTGGATGAAGAAGAGGTAGTCCCCAGCACCTCCATGAAGGACGACTCTGTGACGACCACCCATGCAGCACGGGCAGCTCCTTCCCAGACCCTGGAAGAAGAGGTGGGGGAGGCTGAGGTCTCCGAGATGAGTGACAGCTCCCTGATGCCCACCAAGAACAGACAGGACCCCCTGGAGAAGATTCCCTCCCTCCTACCAGGCAAGGAGGACATCCTCCTTCGCAGCACTCCCTCGGCCACCGTCATGAGCCCACAGACTCTGAAGTTTATTCTCTACGGCATCATGTGCCGACTGGCGGCCTCAGAGTCCCCCCAGACAAGGAGGGCCAATGACCCCTTCAGGCTGATGAAGGATCTCTTTGTGGAAGTCCAGCATGCCCTGAA GTACTGTGGCTGCAGATGA